From the Streptomyces sp. SN-593 genome, the window CACACCTAGTTCCCAACGTTTACGGCGTGGACTACCAGGGTATCTAATCCTGTTCGCTCCCCACGCTTTCGCTCCTCAGCGTCAGTATCGGCCCAGAGATCCGCCTTCGCCACCGGTGTTCCTCCTGATATCTGCGCATTTCACCGCTACACCAGGAATTCCGATCTCCCCTACCGAACTCTAGCCTGCCCGTATCGAATGCAGACCCGGAGTTAAGCCCCGGGCTTTCACATCCGACGCGACAAGCCGCCTACGAGCTCTTTACGCCCAATAATTCCGGACAACGCTCGCACCCTACGTATTACCGCGGCTGCTGGCACGTAGTTAGCCGGTGCTTCTTCTGCAGGTACCGTCACTCACGCTTCTTCCCTGCTGAAAGAGGTTTACAACCCGAAGGCCGTCATCCCTCACGCGGCGTCGCTGCATCAGGCTTGCGCCCATTGTGCAATATTCCCCACTGCTGCCTCCCGTAGGAGTCTGGGCCGTGTCTCAGTCCCAGTGTGGCCGGTCGCCCTCTCAGGCCGGCTACCCGTCGTCGCCTTGGTAGGCCATCACCCCACCAACAAGCTGATAGGCCGCGGGCTCATCCTGCACCGCCGGAGCTTTCCACCCGGAAGCATGCGCCCCCAGGTCATATCCGGTATTAGACCCCGTTTCCAGGGCTTGTCCCAGAGTGCAGGGCAGATTGCCCACGTGTTACTCACCCGTTCGCCACTGATCCACCCCGAAAGGCTTCACCGTTCGACTTGCATGTGTTAAGCACGCCGCCAGCGTTCGTCCTGAGCCAGGATCAAACTCTCCGTGAATGTCTCCACGCAAGAGCGGGACAGCCGGAGGAATAATCCGACCGTCCACAGCGTCCTCGCTGTGTATTACTTCTTCAAAGGAACCACATCCCGATCAAAAACCGACCGGAACGGGGTATCAACATATCTGGCGTTGACTTTTGGCACGCTGTTGAGTTCTCAAGAAACGGACGCTGCCTTCAGTGACCCTTTCGGGGCCCCTCCGGGCTTTCCCTTCGTTGTGTTCCAACCTTAGCAGATGCTTTCCGGTCGGAATTACCACCCGCCTTTCGGAGACACGCGTACCCGACTCAAGATTTCTCTCGACCGTGTGTTGGTGCCCTCGGCAGGCGAGGTGACAAGGTTCCCGCGCGTTGATCCCGGACAGGTCCGGTTCGCGACAACCGTTCTAACCTACATCCCGCCCGGGGACGCGTCAAATCAGCCGAAGCTGGACGGGGGCGTGTCGAGGTCCTCCAGCTCGATGCCGGGGGCGGCGAGGACGACGTCGCCCGCGAGGTGCACGTCGTGCTGCTCGCCGGTGGCGAGGTCGTCCACACGGAAGTTGTCCACAGGCAGCAAACCGCTGTCCGTGGAATGTGCTGTCCTGGTGAGGAGCGACCAGGACTGGTCGACGGTGAGCGGTGCGAGGACGGGGGCCTGGAATGACACGAGACGTACGCGCGTGGCCGGCCCGCCCGGTTCGAGGCGGAGCAGCCGGGCGGTGGCGATCAGGAACGCCGGCGATAGACCGGTGATCGCGTGCGCGGGCGCGTTCCCTTCCTGGGCGTGCTCGCCGGTCGGGTCCGTCCTGACCCAGGTGACGCCGTCGAGTGCCGCGGCACGGACCTGCCAGGACGCCGCGTGCAGTTCGAGGCGGATGGGACGGCCGAGGTCGTCGATGGTGAGGTCGATCGATCCCGCGTGCGCGCCCTCGGGCGTCGTGGTCTGCGCGGTGTAGCGCCAGCCGGACGGGCCGGTGGCGCAGTGGAAGTGTTCCGCACCCAGAGGAGAGTGGTCATGAGTGTCGTGGAAGGAGTAGCGGCCGCGGGGCATCGTTCGGTTCCGAGGTCTGGCAAGGCCCCCGCCTCGCGGGCGAGACGGGGGCCGGTGCGCGGTGGATCTGTCCGCCGCCCGGTCGGTCGCGCGGACGCGCCGCCGGGCGGGGCGGCAGCGTCAGTAGCGGTAGTGGTCCGACTTGTAGGGGCCCTCGACCTTGACGCCGATGTAGGAGGCCTGCTCGGGCCGGAGCGTGGTGAGCTTGACGCCCAGCGCGTCGAGGTGGAGGCGGGCGACCTTCTCGTCGAGGTGCTTCGGCAGCACGTAGACGCCGATCGGGTACTCCTCGGGCTTGGTGAACAGCTCGATCTGGGCCAGCGTCTGGTCCGTGAAGGAGTTGGACATCACGAAGGAGGGGTGCCCGGTCGCGTTGCCGAGGTTCAGCAGCCGTCCCTCGGACAGGACGATCAGCGTCTTGCCCTCGGCGAAGGTCCAGGTGTGCACCTGGGGCTTGACCTCGTCCTTGACGATGCCCGGGATCTTGGCGAGCCCGGCCATGTCGATCTCGTTGTCGAAGTGGCCGATGTTGCCGACGATCGCCTGGTGCTTCATGCGGGCCATGTCGGAGGCCATGATGATGTCGCGGTTGCCGGTGGTGGTGACGAAGATGTCGGCGGTCTCGACGACGTCGTCGAGCGTGGCGACCTGGTATCCGTCCATCGCGGCCTGGAGCGCGCAGATCGGGTCGATCTCGGTGATGATGACACGGGCGCCCTGGCCGCGCAGCGACTCGGCGCAGCCCTTGCCGACGTCCCCGTAGCCGCAGACCACGGCGACCTTGCCGCCGATGAGGACGTCGGTGGCGCGGTTGATGCCGTCGACCAGGGAGTGGCGGCAGCCGTACTTGTTGTCGAACTTCGACTTCGTGACCGCGTCGTTGACGTTGATCGCCGGGAAGAGCAGCGTGCCTTCCTGCTGCATCTCGTACAGGCGGTGGACGCCGGTGGTGGTCTCCTCGGTGACGCCGCGGATCTCGGAGGCGAGCTGGGTCCACTTCTGCGGGCTCGCGGAGAGGGTGCGGCGCAGCAGGTCGAGGATGTGGCCGTACTCCTCGCTGTCGTCGGCCGTGGTGGCCGGTACCGCGCCGGCCTTCTCGAACTCGACGCCCTTGTGCACCAGGAGTGTGGCGTCGCCGCCGTCGTCCAGGATCATGTTGGGGCCGCCGGTGGGGGTGTTCGGCCAGGTCAGGGCCTGCTCGGTGCACCACCAGTACTCTTCGAGGGTCTCACCCTTCCAGGCGAAGACCGGCACGCCCTGCGGGTTGTCCACGGTGCCCTCGGGGCCCACGGCGATGGCCGCGGCGGCGTGGTCCTGGGTGGAGAAGATGTTGCAGGACGCCCAGCGGACCTCCGCGCCCAGCGCGACGAGGGTCTCGATGAGGACGGCGGTCTGCACGGTCATGTGCAGGGAGCCGGTGATCCGGGCGCCGGCCAGCGGCTGGGCCGTGGCGTACTCGGAGCGCAGGGACATCAGGCCGGGCATCTCGTGCTCGGCGAGGGTGATCTCCTTGCGGCCGAACGCGGCAAGGGAAAGGTCCGCGACCTTGAAGTCGGTGGCGGTGGTGGTCATACGGGCTGCTCCTCGTGGTGGTCGAGGTGGACGTGGACACGGCGCTGCCGCGCGGCATGGCGTGTCGAGCGCTACGGACACACCTGTCCCGTTGTGGCAGCGCAATCCGTCGGAGGCCCTCTCTCCCTCGGCCGGTCGTGGTGCGGTGACCGCCCGACCGCCATCAGCAGCGACGTCTGGCTACGTATGAATCTACACCGGCCGCCCCGTCCGCCGCAGGGCCTCGCGGTCAGCGGCCGCCCGGCGTCTGGTCGGGGTCGGGGCCCGCCGCGGCGGCTGCGGCGCTGTAGATGTCGGGTTCGAGGTAGATGACGCGGGCGATCGGCACGGCGGCGCGGATGCGCTCCTCGGCGGCGTCGATGGCCGCGGCCACCTGGGCGGCGGTGTCGTCGTGGTCCACGGCGATCTTCGCCGCGACCAGGAGTTCCTCGGGGCCGAGGTGCAGGGTGCGCATGTGGATGACGCCGGTGACGGTGTCGCCGTCGGTGACGGCGGACCGGATGCGGGCCACGACGTCCGCGGCGGCGCCCTCGCCGATGAGCAAGGACTTGGTCTCCGCGGCGAGGACGAGGGCGATGCAGATGAGGAGGGTTCCGATGCACAGGGTGCCGACGCCGTCCCAGACGCCGCTGCCGGTGGCGACGGCGATACCGACGCCAACGAGGGCGAGGGCGAGGCCGATCAGGGCGCCGAAGTCCTCCAGCAGGACGACGGGGAGTTCGGGTGCCTTGGCGCGGCGGATGAACTCGGTCCAGGACAGGTCGCCCCGGGTGTGGTTGGACTCCTTCATCGCGGTGCGGAAGGAGGAGCCCTCGGCGATGATCGCGAAGACGAGGACGCCGACCGGCCAGTACCAGTGGTCGACGGGGTGCGGGTGGCTGATCTTCTCGTAGCCCTCGTAGAGCGCGAACATGCCGCCGAGGGAGAACAGGACGATCGAGACGAGGAAGGCGTAGACGTACCGTTCGCGGCCGTAGCCGAAGGGGTGCTCCTCGTTCGCGGCGCGCTTGGCCTTCTTGCCGCCGATGAGCAGGAGCGCCTGGTTGCCGGAGTCGGCCACGGAGTGCACGCCTTCGGCGAGCATCGAGGACGAGCCGCTGAACGCGAAGGCGACGAACTTGGCGAGGGCGATCGCGAGGTTGGCGCTGAGGGCCGCGAAAATCGCCCTGCTTCCGCCTGACGCGCTCATGGGTGGTGGGTGTCCCTTCGGTCGGCTGGGCCGGTGGGCCCTCGGGACCCGTCGGTTCGTGCGGTGCGGAGGCGCATTCTCGCAGAGCGGTGCGGCCGGGCGGCGGTGCGCCGGTGGTCCCCGGAGCGGGCCGGCGTTCCGGGGGTGCGCCGGCCGCCCGGTGGTGGCGGCCCGGCGCGGGTCGGCTACGCGGCCACGGTCGCGCGGAACAGGGTGCCCCGGCCGGTGAGTTCGGTGCGCTCTCCGGCGGGAACGTAGGCGGACTCGCCTTGGGCGAGGGACAGCGTGGCGTCGGCGGAGGAGGCGGTGTGCGAGGAGGTGAGGGTGCGCAGGCGGACTTCGCCGCTGGTGCACAGCAGGATCTGCGGGGTGCCCGCGGGCAGCGTGCGGGGATCGGCGCCGGCGGCGAGGAGGTAGCGGGAGAGGCGGAACTCGTCGATGGGCGCCGGGTAAAGCTCCTCGCCGTCCGGGCCGGCCTCGGGGCGGAGCACGCCCGGGTCGCCGGCCGTGAAGCGGACGACGCGCATGAGTTCGGGCACGTCGATGTGCTTGGGGGTGAGGCCGCAGCGCAGGACGTTGTCCGAGTTGGCCATGATCTCGACGCCGAGGCCGTCGAGGTAGGCGTGCGGGACACCGGCACCGAGGTAGAGGGCCTCGCCGGGCTGGAGGCGGACGTGGTTGAGCAGCATCGCGGCGATGATGCCGCGGTCACCGGGGAAGCTGTGGGCGGCCTTGGCGTAGGCGGCGTAGGAGTCGGCGCGCGGGGTGCCGGGGGTCCGAGCCAGGCGGCTCGCGGACTCGGTGGCGGCGCGGACGGTCTCGGCCATGGCGCCGGGTTCGGCGCCGAGGACTGCGGCGAGCACCTCGCGCAGGGCCTGGTCCTCCGGCTGGGCGCGCAGGATGTCGACGTAGGGGGTGAGGGCGGGGACGCCGAGCGCGTCGACGAGGTCGGCCGCCTCGGCGGGCCGGCGGAAGCCGCACAGGCCGTCGAAGGGGGACAGCGCGACGATCATCTCGGGCTTGTGGTTGGCGTCCTTGTAGTTGCGGTTCGGGGCGTCCAGGGGGATCCCGCGGGCCTCCTCGTCGGCGTAGCCGGCGGCGGCCTGGGCGAGGTCGGGGTGGACCTGGACGGACAGGGGCGCGCCCGCGGCGAGGACCTTGAGCAG encodes:
- the ahcY gene encoding adenosylhomocysteinase, giving the protein MTTTATDFKVADLSLAAFGRKEITLAEHEMPGLMSLRSEYATAQPLAGARITGSLHMTVQTAVLIETLVALGAEVRWASCNIFSTQDHAAAAIAVGPEGTVDNPQGVPVFAWKGETLEEYWWCTEQALTWPNTPTGGPNMILDDGGDATLLVHKGVEFEKAGAVPATTADDSEEYGHILDLLRRTLSASPQKWTQLASEIRGVTEETTTGVHRLYEMQQEGTLLFPAINVNDAVTKSKFDNKYGCRHSLVDGINRATDVLIGGKVAVVCGYGDVGKGCAESLRGQGARVIITEIDPICALQAAMDGYQVATLDDVVETADIFVTTTGNRDIIMASDMARMKHQAIVGNIGHFDNEIDMAGLAKIPGIVKDEVKPQVHTWTFAEGKTLIVLSEGRLLNLGNATGHPSFVMSNSFTDQTLAQIELFTKPEEYPIGVYVLPKHLDEKVARLHLDALGVKLTTLRPEQASYIGVKVEGPYKSDHYRY
- a CDS encoding cation diffusion facilitator family transporter, encoding MSASGGSRAIFAALSANLAIALAKFVAFAFSGSSSMLAEGVHSVADSGNQALLLIGGKKAKRAANEEHPFGYGRERYVYAFLVSIVLFSLGGMFALYEGYEKISHPHPVDHWYWPVGVLVFAIIAEGSSFRTAMKESNHTRGDLSWTEFIRRAKAPELPVVLLEDFGALIGLALALVGVGIAVATGSGVWDGVGTLCIGTLLICIALVLAAETKSLLIGEGAAADVVARIRSAVTDGDTVTGVIHMRTLHLGPEELLVAAKIAVDHDDTAAQVAAAIDAAEERIRAAVPIARVIYLEPDIYSAAAAAAGPDPDQTPGGR
- the manA gene encoding mannose-6-phosphate isomerase, class I — protein: MNRLTNTVRPYAWGSTTAIPELLGIEPTGEPQAELWMGAHPGAPSRIDRGQGPVALDAVIDADPAAELGEAAVKRFGPRLPFLLKVLAAGAPLSVQVHPDLAQAAAGYADEEARGIPLDAPNRNYKDANHKPEMIVALSPFDGLCGFRRPAEAADLVDALGVPALTPYVDILRAQPEDQALREVLAAVLGAEPGAMAETVRAATESASRLARTPGTPRADSYAAYAKAAHSFPGDRGIIAAMLLNHVRLQPGEALYLGAGVPHAYLDGLGVEIMANSDNVLRCGLTPKHIDVPELMRVVRFTAGDPGVLRPEAGPDGEELYPAPIDEFRLSRYLLAAGADPRTLPAGTPQILLCTSGEVRLRTLTSSHTASSADATLSLAQGESAYVPAGERTELTGRGTLFRATVAA